One genomic window of Desulfuromonas sp. AOP6 includes the following:
- a CDS encoding efflux RND transporter periplasmic adaptor subunit, with the protein MMKKRLLGVLVLLVVLAAALLLVARKKMELAEAPRPTLQPTVVRTAVSERGDLTRTRTYLGRVEAWQSAGISSRITSVVGEVKAREGEKVRQGEVLLRLDDTELRRALQGAAARVANARDQAEAVAAKVSSLRQSLVFWEKEEERDRTLASAGAIAPAQAEATADRLNQVRGELEATLQSLQAARSLVESQRQQQQEAAARLAYTEIRSPFDGLVARRLVDPGDLAAPGQRLLEIEDHSRLKIRFDIPQKDVPLVEKERQVIVEGDGQKQALAISRFYPTVNPDQTLTMEAELPAVTSWRPGAYVPVSTVVERAADVILVPEESLIPSPEGGLAVFVVEEGVTRPLPVQLLLSEGGLAAVSGLEEGVTVVLSTYLGWNRLSGGEAVEVRP; encoded by the coding sequence ATGATGAAGAAACGCCTTCTTGGAGTGCTTGTCCTGCTCGTCGTACTGGCCGCGGCCCTGTTGCTGGTCGCGCGCAAAAAAATGGAGCTGGCCGAGGCGCCACGTCCTACCCTGCAGCCGACGGTGGTCCGTACGGCTGTAAGCGAGCGGGGTGACCTGACGCGCACGCGTACCTACCTGGGCCGGGTGGAAGCCTGGCAGAGTGCCGGCATTTCGAGCCGGATCACCTCGGTGGTCGGCGAGGTCAAAGCGCGGGAAGGAGAAAAGGTTCGGCAGGGCGAGGTACTGCTGCGCCTCGACGACACGGAGCTGCGCCGGGCGCTGCAGGGCGCGGCTGCCCGGGTGGCCAATGCCCGTGACCAGGCCGAGGCGGTAGCGGCCAAGGTCAGCAGCCTGCGGCAGAGTCTGGTCTTCTGGGAGAAGGAAGAGGAACGGGACCGCACTCTGGCATCGGCAGGTGCCATCGCCCCGGCCCAGGCTGAGGCTACGGCCGATCGCCTGAATCAGGTGCGCGGGGAGCTGGAGGCGACCCTGCAGTCACTGCAGGCGGCCCGCAGTCTGGTGGAATCTCAGCGGCAGCAGCAACAGGAGGCGGCAGCGCGCCTGGCCTACACGGAAATCCGCAGCCCCTTTGATGGCCTTGTTGCCCGCCGCCTGGTCGATCCCGGCGATCTGGCGGCACCGGGCCAGCGCCTGCTGGAAATTGAGGACCACAGCCGCCTGAAGATACGTTTCGACATACCCCAAAAGGATGTGCCCCTGGTCGAAAAAGAGCGCCAGGTCATCGTCGAAGGAGACGGGCAGAAACAGGCTCTGGCCATCTCCCGCTTTTATCCTACCGTCAATCCCGACCAGACCCTGACCATGGAGGCGGAGCTGCCGGCCGTGACCTCCTGGCGGCCCGGAGCCTATGTCCCCGTATCCACGGTGGTGGAGCGGGCGGCGGATGTCATCCTAGTGCCGGAAGAGAGCCTGATTCCGTCGCCGGAAGGGGGGTTGGCGGTCTTCGTCGTCGAGGAGGGCGTCACCCGTCCCCTTCCGGTGCAGCTGCTGCTGTCGGAGGGCGGGCTGGCGGCGGTAAGCGGTCTTGAGGAGGGGGTCACCGTGGTGCTCAGCACCTATCTGGGCTGGAACCGTCTCTCCGGCGGGGAAGCCGTGGAGGTCCGGCCATGA
- a CDS encoding MarR family transcriptional regulator, with protein sequence MPFFNPADSIGFHCSLTFKAFRQALEKRLQGTGISPVHVLALAHLMALGPLSQNELGDKLFITAASTARLVDRMERDGWVERQPDPRDRRINRLIITEKAHSMWAEISFYARDVLEQASRGIKSTEIAQAIGVLTRVRHNLENSGS encoded by the coding sequence ATGCCATTCTTTAATCCGGCCGACAGCATCGGCTTCCATTGCTCCCTCACCTTTAAGGCCTTTCGCCAGGCTCTGGAGAAACGCCTGCAGGGCACCGGCATTAGCCCGGTCCATGTTCTCGCCCTCGCTCACCTGATGGCGCTGGGCCCCCTTTCCCAGAATGAACTGGGCGACAAGCTCTTTATCACCGCCGCCTCCACGGCCCGTCTCGTCGACCGCATGGAGCGTGACGGCTGGGTGGAGCGTCAGCCCGACCCCAGGGACCGCCGGATCAACCGCCTGATCATCACGGAAAAAGCCCATTCCATGTGGGCGGAGATTTCCTTTTACGCCCGCGACGTGCTGGAACAGGCCAGCCGGGGGATCAAGAGCACCGAAATCGCACAGGCCATCGGGGTCCTTACCCGGGTGCGCCATAACCTGGAAAATTCGGGGAGTTGA
- a CDS encoding efflux RND transporter permease subunit, which translates to MSLPRFALKQPHLVAALAMVVFALGGFAFWKTPTDLFPDTVPPQVAVVTVKPGAVARDMADQVTQVLEKELHTLSGVTRVSSTSRDEVSSINVEFAYDKPIGEAVTDVQNAVARVQGSLPAGAAQPRLFRITDSNRPLLTLALSPRPDSLKTLADVRLLAENDLKDSLLRLDGIGDVQVFGGHRAEVSVRLDREALRAHGLGLETVMAALAGQNVSAPAGILYGDRREYLVNVAGEFASAAALQNLPLRSAQGQTVYLRDVAEVRLETADARSLYHGNGKAAIALNLLRPEKGETVKAIKNLKAALPGLEARYPDLLFEITDDQQPLIDLNVSGMRSSLVQAVILTVLVIFFFLGNLRAAATVSVSIPLSFLGALVVLWFSPYTLNMVTLSALIIAVGMVVDASVVVLENIYRRHHDLAGEDPAQAALEGTRQVSLAVTAGMLTTVVVLVPVIFTQGYTGRVMAPLNIIIIATLVTSLLVSLTVIPLVASRLLGGQRRQRRGLERLANPVETGLDRLSDFYVGLVGLVLRRRLLFVILALVFLVFTMRVVRPLLGGEQMPPMDTGIALVEFDTDASASPRQVEEVLSRVEALLGQSPEVKSISAVVGSEPQAVSFGGGGTTTQSAKLTIHLISRTEREADIWQIQERWRQGLRRLEGVRTFRVSEYGATPVATTKAPFNLVITGPELPMLDSLADEALQRLRGLPGLTDLRRSWYRDKVQQTVAVDAELARLYGTSAGGVAESLRQAVQGMAGSELRLQGYLDIPIRLRYQQSQIDEPEALLQVDIPTAQGPIKLGTLAQVRSEVQPPFITRENLSPTIDLTAGNQVLTIAQVTSLAEQRLRDMPLPAGYALEIAGTARDMGQSQGEMGRALLIGLVLLFILLFAMFRSFLPPLAIVLSIPLAVAGAVWGLLLFDKPFCMPALMGIILLGGTIVNNAILMLDFILEARREGMSRDEAIIASVRLRLRPIFMTATSTVIGFSPLIFEMAVGLERMSPLGIAAASGLLVGTVVTMVYLPLVYVLLDDAQEKLRMLWRAARKPAVTLLLFSALLPPQTDLAWGAELPAPLSLTEAVAYGLEHSPALAQAAAEVERSQGLVRSAGAPRGVQLRLEGSAAWSQERHNMAPGLAPQNQGFAHRVYQATASADLLLADFGATRARLKAARAQQEGVRHQAARARDEVAFQISQQFLQVLSLRDIRLATLASLDSLSALDRAAEQLWRQGRTARVDKLKVEVRLAEVESQLAEVKAALVEAEYALLAVLGCEGELPPLTDVDPAAVTQPSAENRDGGSHRDDLAARQAEVESARRQPVGAKRAYLPELRLFASAGYYGADDPLSMAAGVPGDDSQTDATVGVKLTVPLLDGGLRAGKVTQARAEADRARARLREAQLNARRELAVARAEVASARVRQQAHGKGMVQAREALRLERLKYEAQRGSVNEVLDAEAALLQASSLLRQAERALILASLAEELAGGRLSSLGE; encoded by the coding sequence ATGAGTCTGCCCCGTTTCGCGCTGAAGCAGCCGCACCTGGTGGCGGCGCTGGCGATGGTCGTCTTCGCTCTCGGCGGTTTCGCCTTCTGGAAAACGCCGACGGATCTCTTTCCCGACACGGTGCCGCCGCAGGTGGCGGTGGTCACGGTGAAGCCGGGAGCAGTGGCGCGCGACATGGCCGACCAGGTGACCCAGGTGCTGGAAAAGGAGCTGCACACCCTCTCGGGCGTCACCCGGGTCAGTTCCACCTCCCGCGATGAGGTCTCCTCCATCAACGTGGAGTTCGCCTACGACAAACCTATTGGCGAGGCGGTCACCGATGTGCAGAATGCAGTCGCCCGCGTGCAGGGGAGCCTGCCGGCCGGCGCGGCCCAGCCCCGTCTCTTTCGCATTACCGATTCCAACCGCCCTCTGTTGACCCTGGCCCTCTCCCCCCGGCCGGACAGTCTGAAGACGCTGGCGGATGTCCGCCTGCTGGCCGAAAACGATCTCAAGGACAGCCTGCTGCGCCTTGACGGCATCGGCGATGTGCAGGTCTTTGGCGGCCACCGGGCCGAGGTGTCGGTGCGCCTTGACCGGGAGGCCCTGCGTGCCCACGGCCTCGGCCTGGAAACGGTGATGGCGGCCCTGGCGGGGCAGAACGTCTCGGCGCCGGCCGGCATCCTCTACGGCGATCGCCGGGAATACCTGGTCAACGTCGCCGGCGAATTTGCCTCGGCGGCGGCCTTGCAGAACCTGCCGCTGCGCAGCGCCCAGGGCCAGACCGTCTATCTGCGCGATGTCGCCGAGGTTCGGCTGGAAACGGCCGATGCGCGCAGCCTCTACCATGGCAACGGCAAGGCCGCTATCGCCCTGAATCTGCTGCGCCCGGAAAAGGGGGAGACGGTCAAGGCGATCAAAAATCTTAAAGCTGCCCTGCCGGGCCTCGAGGCCCGCTATCCCGACCTGCTCTTCGAGATAACCGACGACCAGCAGCCGCTCATCGATCTCAACGTCAGCGGCATGCGTTCCTCCCTGGTGCAGGCCGTCATCCTCACGGTGCTGGTCATCTTTTTCTTCCTCGGCAACCTGCGTGCCGCCGCGACAGTAAGCGTCTCCATCCCCCTCTCCTTTCTGGGGGCGCTGGTCGTGTTGTGGTTCAGTCCCTACACGCTGAACATGGTGACCCTGTCGGCGCTGATCATCGCCGTCGGCATGGTCGTTGATGCCTCGGTGGTGGTGCTGGAGAACATCTATCGCCGTCATCACGACCTGGCGGGGGAAGATCCCGCCCAGGCGGCGCTGGAGGGAACGCGCCAGGTCTCCCTGGCCGTCACCGCCGGCATGCTGACCACGGTGGTGGTGCTGGTGCCGGTAATCTTTACCCAGGGCTACACGGGCCGGGTGATGGCCCCCTTGAATATCATCATTATCGCCACTCTGGTCACCTCGCTGCTCGTCTCCCTGACCGTCATCCCCCTGGTGGCCTCCCGCCTGCTCGGCGGGCAACGCCGGCAGCGGCGGGGCCTGGAGCGGCTGGCAAATCCGGTGGAGACGGGCCTCGACCGATTGAGCGATTTCTATGTCGGCCTGGTGGGCCTGGTCCTGCGCCGCCGCCTGCTCTTTGTCATCCTCGCCCTGGTTTTTCTGGTCTTCACCATGCGCGTGGTGCGGCCTCTGCTGGGTGGCGAGCAGATGCCGCCCATGGACACGGGGATCGCCCTGGTGGAGTTCGACACGGATGCCTCGGCCAGCCCCCGCCAGGTGGAAGAGGTGCTGAGCCGGGTGGAAGCCCTGCTCGGTCAGTCCCCCGAGGTCAAGAGCATTTCGGCGGTGGTCGGGTCGGAGCCGCAGGCGGTCAGCTTCGGCGGTGGCGGGACCACCACCCAGAGCGCCAAGCTCACCATTCACCTCATCTCCCGTACCGAGCGCGAGGCCGATATCTGGCAGATTCAGGAGCGCTGGCGGCAGGGCTTGCGGCGCCTTGAGGGGGTGCGCACTTTCCGGGTCTCCGAGTATGGAGCCACCCCGGTGGCGACCACCAAGGCTCCCTTCAACCTGGTGATCACGGGTCCGGAGCTGCCGATGCTCGACAGCCTGGCGGACGAAGCGCTGCAGCGCCTGCGGGGCCTCCCCGGTCTGACGGATCTGCGGCGTTCCTGGTACCGCGACAAGGTGCAGCAGACGGTGGCGGTCGATGCCGAGTTGGCCCGCCTCTACGGAACCTCCGCCGGTGGAGTGGCCGAGTCGCTGCGCCAGGCGGTGCAGGGGATGGCGGGCAGTGAGCTGCGCCTGCAGGGCTATCTCGATATCCCCATCCGCCTGCGCTATCAACAGAGCCAGATCGATGAACCCGAGGCTTTGCTGCAGGTGGATATTCCCACGGCCCAGGGGCCGATCAAGCTCGGCACCCTGGCACAGGTGCGCAGCGAAGTGCAGCCCCCCTTCATCACCCGCGAAAATTTGAGCCCGACCATCGATCTGACGGCGGGCAACCAGGTGCTGACCATCGCCCAGGTCACCAGTTTAGCCGAACAGCGTCTGCGGGACATGCCCCTGCCGGCCGGTTACGCGCTGGAGATCGCCGGCACGGCCCGCGACATGGGCCAGAGCCAGGGCGAAATGGGGCGGGCGCTGCTCATCGGCCTGGTGCTCCTCTTCATTCTGCTCTTCGCCATGTTTCGCTCTTTTCTGCCACCATTGGCCATCGTCCTCTCCATTCCCCTGGCCGTGGCCGGGGCGGTGTGGGGCCTGCTGCTCTTCGATAAACCCTTCTGCATGCCGGCCCTGATGGGGATCATTCTGCTCGGCGGCACCATCGTCAATAACGCCATCCTCATGCTCGACTTTATTCTGGAGGCGCGCCGGGAGGGGATGAGCCGTGACGAAGCCATCATCGCCTCGGTGCGGCTGCGACTGCGCCCCATCTTCATGACGGCGACCTCCACGGTCATCGGTTTTTCGCCCCTGATCTTCGAGATGGCCGTCGGCCTGGAGCGCATGAGCCCCCTGGGTATCGCCGCCGCCTCCGGTCTGCTGGTAGGGACGGTGGTGACCATGGTCTATCTGCCTCTGGTCTACGTACTTCTGGATGACGCGCAGGAGAAACTGAGGATGCTGTGGCGCGCGGCCAGAAAACCGGCGGTTACCCTTCTCCTGTTCAGCGCCCTGCTGCCGCCCCAGACGGACCTGGCCTGGGGGGCCGAGCTGCCCGCGCCCCTGTCGCTGACGGAGGCGGTGGCCTATGGCCTCGAACACAGTCCGGCTCTGGCCCAGGCCGCCGCCGAAGTAGAACGCAGCCAGGGCCTGGTGCGGAGCGCCGGGGCCCCGCGCGGGGTGCAGCTGCGCCTGGAAGGGAGCGCCGCCTGGTCGCAGGAGCGGCACAACATGGCGCCGGGGCTGGCGCCCCAGAATCAGGGGTTTGCCCATCGCGTCTATCAGGCCACGGCCAGCGCCGATCTGCTTCTCGCCGACTTCGGTGCGACCCGGGCCCGTCTGAAGGCCGCCAGGGCCCAGCAGGAGGGGGTCCGGCATCAGGCGGCCCGAGCCAGGGACGAGGTGGCCTTTCAGATTTCCCAACAGTTTTTGCAGGTATTGTCCCTGCGCGATATTCGCCTGGCCACCCTCGCCTCCCTGGACAGTCTGTCTGCTCTCGACCGTGCTGCCGAGCAGCTGTGGCGGCAGGGGCGGACGGCGCGGGTGGACAAGCTCAAGGTCGAGGTGCGTCTGGCTGAGGTGGAAAGTCAGCTGGCCGAGGTGAAGGCTGCCCTCGTCGAGGCTGAATACGCCTTACTGGCGGTCTTGGGATGTGAGGGTGAACTGCCGCCGTTGACCGACGTCGATCCCGCCGCAGTGACCCAACCCTCGGCGGAAAACAGGGATGGGGGGAGCCACCGCGATGACCTGGCGGCGCGGCAGGCCGAGGTCGAGTCTGCCCGCCGACAGCCCGTCGGGGCGAAGCGGGCTTACCTGCCGGAGCTGCGGCTCTTTGCCAGTGCCGGATATTACGGGGCCGATGATCCCCTGTCGATGGCGGCCGGTGTGCCCGGCGACGACAGCCAGACCGATGCGACGGTCGGCGTGAAGCTGACCGTTCCGCTGTTGGACGGCGGTTTACGGGCCGGCAAGGTGACGCAGGCCCGCGCTGAAGCAGATAGGGCCCGGGCCCGCCTGCGCGAGGCTCAACTTAACGCGCGGCGTGAACTGGCCGTCGCCCGCGCCGAGGTCGCCAGCGCCCGTGTCAGGCAACAGGCTCACGGCAAAGGGATGGTGCAGGCCCGTGAGGCTTTGCGTCTCGAACGGCTCAAGTACGAGGCGCAGAGAGGATCGGTCAACGAGGTGCTCGACGCCGAAGCCGCTTTGCTGCAGGCGAGCAGCCTGCTCCGTCAGGCAGAACGGGCCCTGATCCTGGCGAGTCTGGCGGAAGAACTGGCCGGTGGTCGTCTGTCGTCCCTGGGGGAATAG
- the hflK gene encoding FtsH protease activity modulator HflK: MQNWGEGPSAEDLEKKIIDIGQKLKKEFRPSKNLFLVAVAVLAVFIGMSSFYKVDTEETGVILRFGKFTGYSQPGLHFKLPFGIDRVYLVKTGRVFKEEFGFRTVLPGERTTYTKKGLEEESLTLTGDLNVSDVEWIVQFQVIDPYKYVFQLKNPVDTIRDVSEAMVRKVIGNSNVTDVLTTERAMLASLIQQDLQQTLNQYDIGVRVVTVKFQDVTPPDPVKKAFNEVNEAEQQKESMIFQAREQFNREVPRARGEAKKTVEEAEGYAIERINKARGETNRFEALLLEYRKAPEVTKRRIFLETMEEVLPKLEEIYVMDGAGSNLLPLLPMRSESQGGKQ; encoded by the coding sequence ATGCAAAATTGGGGAGAAGGTCCCTCGGCAGAGGACCTGGAAAAGAAAATCATCGACATAGGGCAGAAGCTCAAGAAAGAGTTTCGTCCTAGTAAAAATCTCTTTCTCGTCGCGGTTGCGGTCCTGGCAGTTTTTATCGGCATGAGCAGCTTTTACAAGGTCGACACGGAGGAGACCGGGGTTATCTTGCGTTTCGGCAAATTCACTGGTTATTCACAGCCGGGACTCCACTTCAAGCTGCCTTTTGGCATCGATCGCGTCTATTTGGTGAAGACCGGCCGTGTCTTTAAAGAAGAGTTTGGTTTCCGCACGGTTCTGCCGGGAGAACGCACGACCTATACCAAGAAAGGCTTGGAAGAAGAATCACTGACCTTGACCGGTGACCTCAATGTCAGCGATGTGGAATGGATCGTCCAGTTTCAGGTGATCGATCCCTATAAGTACGTTTTCCAACTAAAAAATCCGGTGGACACCATCCGCGACGTCAGTGAGGCCATGGTGCGCAAGGTTATCGGCAACAGCAACGTCACCGACGTATTGACCACCGAGCGCGCCATGCTGGCCTCCCTCATCCAGCAGGATCTGCAGCAAACCCTTAATCAGTACGATATCGGCGTGCGTGTTGTCACCGTCAAGTTTCAGGATGTCACGCCGCCTGATCCCGTCAAAAAAGCTTTCAACGAGGTCAACGAGGCCGAGCAGCAGAAGGAGAGTATGATCTTCCAGGCCCGCGAGCAGTTCAACCGCGAAGTGCCCCGGGCTCGTGGCGAAGCGAAGAAAACGGTGGAAGAGGCTGAAGGCTACGCCATCGAACGCATCAACAAAGCCCGCGGTGAGACCAACCGTTTTGAAGCCCTGCTGCTTGAATACCGCAAGGCGCCTGAAGTGACCAAGCGCCGCATTTTCCTCGAAACCATGGAAGAGGTGCTGCCGAAGCTGGAAGAGATCTACGTGATGGACGGCGCCGGGAGTAACCTGCTGCCGCTGCTGCCGATGCGCAGCGAGAGTCAGGGAGGGAAACAATGA